DNA from Leptolyngbyaceae cyanobacterium:
TATTTACCATCTCAAAATAAACCTTCTCAGAACTGATTAAGGCATTAATAATGTTTGTTCTCAAACAACCCTATTTAGATTCTTCCTTCCTACCAATTTCTGCATCATCAGAGTTAAGCTTGCACTCGACTCTGAAAGAACTTTCCCTGTACGATTTTACCCTGGAAAGTAGCTATACGGGAAAAGAAGTATTTCAGGCGTTTGAGAGTAATCCTTTGTTGCCAGGAGTTATTTTAATAGAAAATAATCAGTTTTTAGGGATGATTTCTCGGCGGTTATTTTTAGAGTATATGAGCCGCCCTTACGGGTTGGAATTATTTTTAAAACGCCCGATTAAAACACTATATTTATTAACTCATAACGAACCTTTAGTTTTTCCCAGCGATACTTTAATCGTGATGGCAGCCAGACGTTCTTTACAAAGAAAACCAGAATTACTTAACGAGCCGATCGTGGTACAATTGGAACCAAATGTTTATCGATTATTAGATGTACATCAATTACTAGTTTCCCAATCCAATATTCATGAATTTGCTTCTCAACTCATCAATCAACTTTATCAACAATTAGAAAAAGTTAATCAGGAATTACAGCGCCTTGCCATAGTTGATGGTTTAACGAAAGTTGCTAACCGTCGGCGCTTCGATCATTACTTACAAGATAAATGGCACGAACTGGCAAGAGAGAAATTACCCCTTTCTCTGATTTTATGCGATATTGATTGTTTCAAAAATTATAATGATAATTACGGTCATTTACGAGGAGATTATTGTTTGCAGGAAGTCGCTCAAGCAATTAGTACTTCTGTGAATCGACCTGCTGATTTAGTGGCTCGTTATGGAGGTGAAGAGTTCGCGGTAATTTTACCCAATACGCCTGCGGCTGGTGCTGCTTACGTAGCAGAACAAATCCGCAAAAATGTAAAAGATTTACAGATTTCTCATGCCAAGTCTTGCGTGTTACCCTACGTGACTCTGAGTGTAGGAGTGGCTACCGCGATACCGGAACTAGAATCTATGCCTGGAAGTTTGATTATCGCCGCCGACCAAGCTTTGTACCGAGCGAAAATAGACGGACGCGATCGCGTAGTTTGTATTTAACACTTTCTTCCTTAACCAAGGGTATTCCCAAACTCTTTTGCTTAAACTTTATTAATTAATTTTAAGTATTATAAATTTCAAATAATATCATGTTTGTTCGTACAATACGATCGGGGTTGGCTGAGATATTTACAAGTGGCAAAGTTTGTCGATCGACTCGCTCCTAACACGCTTAAAACTGTACGGTAACCGTGCTAACGGACATGAGATAACGCTACTTCCGTTAAGAATCTAAAGGTTAAGTATTAGTTAAAAACAGATTTTGAAACGGTTAAATAAAAATTTTGTTATTAATTTTAATTGGGGAAAAATTAAAATGAAAAAGGCAGGTGTTAGAGTAGAATATGAATTTTGCAATCTGAGCTTTTCATCACGGATTCAGAGATACTATTATGTTTGCAGTAAAACCATCCCTTCCGGAGTTATCAGCTATACAGTTGTCCGAAACTGTTAATCTAAATTTAGAGTCAAGTTTAGAAGAACTGCCTCTCTATGATTTTAGTGTAGAGAATGGTAGCTTAGGGAAAGAAGTAGCGCAAGGATTGAGAGACAATCCATTACTGCCAGGAGTTATTTTGACAGAAGACGGGCAGTTTGCCGGGATGATTTCCCGACGACGATTTTTAGAATATATGAGCCGCCCTTATGGATTAGAACTATTTTTAAAGCGCCCGATTAAAACTCTATATCTTCTAGCTAATACAGAAACTTTAATTTTTCCTAGTAATACTTTAATTGTGATGGCAGCCCGTCGTTCTTTGCAACGACCTGCGGAGTTACTATACGAACCGATCGTAGTGGAAATGGAACCAAAAGTATATAAATTATTAGACGTACATCAATTACTAGTTGCTCAATCTCATATTCACGAACTAACCACCAAACTCCTCAATCAGCAGACTCAAGCACAGATGATTCAAACCGAAAAAATGGCGAGTTTGGGGCGAATGGTGGCAGGAGTAGCTCACGAAATTTTAAATCCGGTTAATTTTATTTCTGCCAATTTGGAATACCTAACTAATTACAGTCAGGATTTAATGGAATTACTATCAGCATATGAAACAGAAGTAGTTGACGATCCGAATCGAGTAAAAGAAATAAAATCGGCGATAGAATTTGAATTTTTACGGGAAGATCTGTTTCAAATTATCAACAGCATGAAGGTAGGCTCGGAGCGGTTAGTCAAGATAGTTGGCGGACTGCGTAATTTTTCTCATATGGATGAAGGAAGTAAAAAAGAAATCGATCTACATGAATGTATTGATAGTACTTTGCTGATTTTACATAATCGGATTAAGTACAGCATAGAATTAGAGAAAAATTATGGGGAATTACCGCTAGTCGCTTGCTATTCCGGGCAATTAAGTCAAGTTTTCATGAATATTATCAGTAATGCGATCGATGCTCTGATGGAGCAGGTAGAAACGATTAAAAATGCTAATCATACTTCGGAAGGTGATTCTACATGGAAACCGAAAATCGAGATTAGCACGGCGGTAGAGGAAATTGATAACGTTCGTTGGGCAGCGGTTCGGATCGTTGATAATGGCCCGGGGATTCCCCCAGAAATTCAAGGACGAATTTTTGATAGTTTCTTTACTACTAAGCCTGTGGGTAAGGGGACGGGATTGGGATTGGCGATCAGTCATCAAATTATCCGGGAAAAACACCACGGAAAGTTAAATTTGCGATCGCCAAGGTTTTGCGATCGAGAAACTGCTAGCAGACACAATGGTAGTTGCCAAGCGCAACCATTATCCCTAGTAACAGAAGCTCATACACCGCTTTATTTTGCCGATCGCGCAGAAAATTACCCCATTGTTGGCGGAACTGAATTTGAAATACTGCTGCCTCTAAAATGAATAAATAAACATAACTTATTTTTGAGTAATTTCGTGTCCGCGTCGTGCGATCTGAAGATCCAACTAGTGAAAATGGTAGGCTATTGGAGAAGCTAACCGCAGCTTCGGTACAGTAGAGTTAACTTTTAATAGCCTTGTGTCAAACAAATTTATCTCTCCCCCACATTTGTCCGAGGGGAGCAATCAGTATCTATCTATAGATTCCACCTTAGGGGAACTACCTCTCTACAGTTTTCAAGTTCCCACTACCTGCCTTGGGATAGAAGTAGCTCGCATTTTTGACAAGTATCCCCGCCTACCCGGGGCTATTTTAATCGAACAGGGCAAATTCTGCGGCATGATTTCTCGATATCGGCTGCTGGAACATCTCCTTCGTCCTCACAGGCTGGAACTATTTTTGCACAAACCCCTACATATTCTCTACAATTACGCACGCACGGAGGTGTTGGTGCTCGCAGATCGAACGCCAATTTTGGTGGCAGCGCAGCAAGCTTTGCGACGACCACCGGAATTGTTGGGAGAACCAATAGTAGTCAAAACAGAAGCTGACACTTATCAGCTTTTAGATGTCAATGAATTAAATATTGCCCATTGGCAAATTCGCGGTATCGAAACGCAAGTACGATACGAACGCACCCAAGCTCAAATGATTCAAAGTGAAAGAATGGCTAGTTTGGGGCGTTTAGTAGATGGAGTAGCCCATGAAATTTTAGATCCCGTAGGTTTTATTTGGGG
Protein-coding regions in this window:
- a CDS encoding diguanylate cyclase, giving the protein MFVLKQPYLDSSFLPISASSELSLHSTLKELSLYDFTLESSYTGKEVFQAFESNPLLPGVILIENNQFLGMISRRLFLEYMSRPYGLELFLKRPIKTLYLLTHNEPLVFPSDTLIVMAARRSLQRKPELLNEPIVVQLEPNVYRLLDVHQLLVSQSNIHEFASQLINQLYQQLEKVNQELQRLAIVDGLTKVANRRRFDHYLQDKWHELAREKLPLSLILCDIDCFKNYNDNYGHLRGDYCLQEVAQAISTSVNRPADLVARYGGEEFAVILPNTPAAGAAYVAEQIRKNVKDLQISHAKSCVLPYVTLSVGVATAIPELESMPGSLIIAADQALYRAKIDGRDRVVCI
- a CDS encoding ATP-binding protein, whose product is MFAVKPSLPELSAIQLSETVNLNLESSLEELPLYDFSVENGSLGKEVAQGLRDNPLLPGVILTEDGQFAGMISRRRFLEYMSRPYGLELFLKRPIKTLYLLANTETLIFPSNTLIVMAARRSLQRPAELLYEPIVVEMEPKVYKLLDVHQLLVAQSHIHELTTKLLNQQTQAQMIQTEKMASLGRMVAGVAHEILNPVNFISANLEYLTNYSQDLMELLSAYETEVVDDPNRVKEIKSAIEFEFLREDLFQIINSMKVGSERLVKIVGGLRNFSHMDEGSKKEIDLHECIDSTLLILHNRIKYSIELEKNYGELPLVACYSGQLSQVFMNIISNAIDALMEQVETIKNANHTSEGDSTWKPKIEISTAVEEIDNVRWAAVRIVDNGPGIPPEIQGRIFDSFFTTKPVGKGTGLGLAISHQIIREKHHGKLNLRSPRFCDRETASRHNGSCQAQPLSLVTEAHTPLYFADRAENYPIVGGTEFEILLPLK